The Bifidobacterium eulemuris genome includes a window with the following:
- a CDS encoding lysophospholipid acyltransferase family protein codes for MVSKGKPSPRSAVKPLSDAQVAKLAARHRLVDPTAYYPTGPRTPNEAEINAQNPKATKRLLAGVSVVFRASCKTKAWGLEHVPETGTFITAATHVTMFDVFVPMMSLFHQGRRPRYMAKAEMAKWPLIGKWFQLVGMQPVQRRSGKAKDIVDTSIDIVTSGRPLTVWPEGTVTRDPQKWPMSMKNGVGMIALESSRRLGYQVPLFCAVTWGAASINHWWPWPRKNVVMCYDAALDYADLLEGMDGWGEEPPVELADELTRRIRVRMTEIMAEIRGEQAPDGVWDYRTMSRIKE; via the coding sequence ATGGTATCGAAAGGAAAACCGTCGCCGCGCTCGGCCGTGAAGCCGCTTTCCGACGCTCAGGTCGCCAAGCTCGCCGCCCGCCACCGTCTGGTGGATCCCACCGCGTACTATCCGACCGGACCGCGCACGCCCAACGAGGCGGAGATCAACGCGCAGAACCCGAAGGCCACCAAACGCCTGTTGGCGGGCGTTTCCGTGGTGTTCCGCGCGAGCTGCAAAACCAAGGCCTGGGGTCTGGAACATGTGCCCGAAACCGGCACGTTCATCACCGCCGCCACACATGTGACCATGTTCGACGTGTTCGTGCCGATGATGAGCCTGTTCCACCAGGGGCGACGACCCCGCTATATGGCCAAGGCCGAGATGGCGAAGTGGCCGCTGATCGGCAAATGGTTCCAGCTTGTGGGCATGCAGCCGGTGCAGCGGCGCAGCGGCAAGGCCAAGGATATCGTCGACACTTCGATCGACATCGTCACTTCGGGCCGTCCGTTGACGGTATGGCCCGAGGGCACGGTGACGAGGGATCCGCAAAAATGGCCGATGAGCATGAAGAACGGCGTGGGCATGATCGCGCTCGAATCGTCGCGTCGGCTGGGGTATCAGGTGCCGTTGTTCTGCGCGGTGACGTGGGGTGCGGCCAGCATCAACCATTGGTGGCCGTGGCCTCGCAAGAACGTGGTGATGTGCTATGACGCGGCGCTTGACTACGCCGACCTGCTGGAGGGCATGGACGGCTGGGGCGAGGAGCCGCCGGTCGAGCTCGCCGATGAACTCACGCGCCGCATCCGCGTGCGCATGACCGAGATCATGGCCGAGATCCGCGGTGAGCAGGCTCCCGACGGCGTCTGGGACTACCGCACGATGAGCCGAATCAAGGAGTAG
- a CDS encoding Rid family detoxifying hydrolase codes for MSEKMEAVATSEAPAALGAYSQAVKANGFVFVSGQLGIDPATGELAGETAGEQAAQALKNIKHILDAAGTGIEHVCRATIYLKNVEDFKEVDARYAEVFIGSVKPARCAFGGNDIPKGALVEIDAIAVL; via the coding sequence ATGAGCGAGAAGATGGAAGCGGTGGCTACCTCCGAGGCCCCGGCGGCGCTGGGCGCGTACAGCCAGGCGGTTAAGGCGAACGGCTTCGTGTTCGTGTCCGGCCAGCTGGGCATCGACCCGGCCACCGGCGAACTGGCGGGCGAAACCGCGGGCGAGCAGGCCGCGCAGGCTCTGAAGAACATCAAGCATATTCTCGACGCGGCTGGCACCGGTATCGAGCATGTATGCCGCGCCACCATCTACTTGAAGAACGTGGAGGACTTCAAGGAGGTGGACGCCCGCTACGCCGAGGTGTTCATCGGCTCCGTGAAGCCGGCCCGCTGCGCCTTCGGCGGCAACGACATTCCCAAGGGCGCGCTGGTGGAGATCGACGCCATCGCCGTGCTGTAA
- a CDS encoding ECF transporter S component — MGNHASNQVNQTNPTNQSDNLSQSARILRWTPADIAVAAALGVACGIVFWGFNFAYAAVSPFLGAILPGVASLLHAFWYFSGPLGLLIIRKPGAAMFVNVVGSAAEMLIGNQFSMGFVFASALLQGLFAEIPFAVTRYRVFNLPISLLSGLLVAVEYGFYLLFFRYQGVAIISPRGITHLICEMIGGVVIAGAMSWFLYLAIARTGALDRFASGRAVRGMRD; from the coding sequence ATGGGCAACCATGCCTCAAATCAGGTCAATCAGACCAATCCGACCAATCAGTCCGACAATCTTTCGCAATCCGCGCGCATCTTGCGCTGGACCCCGGCCGACATCGCCGTCGCCGCCGCTCTCGGTGTCGCCTGCGGCATCGTATTCTGGGGCTTTAATTTCGCCTATGCGGCCGTATCTCCGTTCCTGGGTGCGATCCTGCCCGGCGTCGCCAGCCTGCTGCACGCCTTCTGGTATTTCTCCGGTCCGCTGGGCCTACTGATCATCCGCAAGCCCGGCGCGGCGATGTTCGTCAATGTGGTCGGTTCCGCGGCCGAGATGCTGATCGGCAACCAGTTCTCGATGGGATTCGTATTCGCTTCGGCCCTTCTGCAGGGGCTGTTCGCGGAGATTCCGTTCGCGGTGACGCGCTACCGTGTGTTCAACCTGCCCATCTCGTTGCTCTCCGGCCTGCTGGTGGCGGTCGAATACGGCTTCTATCTGCTGTTCTTCCGCTATCAGGGCGTGGCAATCATCAGCCCGCGCGGCATCACGCATCTCATCTGCGAGATGATCGGCGGCGTGGTGATCGCCGGCGCGATGAGCTGGTTCCTGTACCTCGCCATCGCCCGCACCGGCGCGCTCGACCGTTTCGCCTCCGGACGCGCGGTTCGCGGCATGCGCGACTGA
- a CDS encoding CYTH domain-containing protein has translation MSDPVNDFEYERRFYCREFPDEMDDGDAPTLIVQSYYVHDGNYALRVRLQAHGPRLDMTPDLDPTAVVDQYQNRFSEAFVTVKGPSVGGTRYEAEREIDTRIAAELIKRGGEVIVKNRFSVWIAEDGWSVDVFGGANAPLIIAEAERSGPVTNLTIPKFCTTEITDQARFSNDGLAARPFSLWESEFEAELAQNGPQFQQLFGKNRME, from the coding sequence ATGTCCGACCCAGTCAACGATTTCGAATACGAACGCCGCTTCTACTGCCGCGAGTTCCCCGACGAGATGGACGACGGGGACGCGCCCACGCTGATCGTGCAAAGCTATTACGTACACGACGGCAATTACGCCCTGCGCGTGCGGCTTCAGGCGCACGGCCCACGCCTCGACATGACGCCCGACCTTGATCCGACGGCCGTCGTCGACCAATATCAGAACCGTTTCTCCGAGGCGTTCGTCACCGTCAAGGGCCCGTCCGTGGGCGGCACCCGCTACGAGGCCGAACGCGAGATCGACACCCGCATCGCCGCGGAACTCATCAAACGCGGCGGCGAGGTGATCGTCAAGAACCGTTTCTCCGTTTGGATCGCGGAGGACGGCTGGAGTGTGGACGTGTTCGGCGGGGCCAACGCGCCGCTGATCATCGCGGAGGCGGAGCGTTCCGGCCCGGTCACCAACCTGACCATCCCGAAGTTCTGCACCACCGAAATCACCGATCAGGCGCGCTTCAGCAACGACGGTTTGGCCGCGCGCCCGTTCTCCCTTTGGGAAAGCGAATTCGAGGCGGAGCTCGCACAGAACGGCCCGCAGTTCCAGCAACTCTTCGGCAAAAACCGCATGGAGTAG
- a CDS encoding tetratricopeptide repeat protein — translation MAGQPGFNPGVSLAGAVDLEALKHQVKAEPGQAGGAPAAGGYVIDTNENTFQAMVTTSATFPILLLLWVPTDDRLFDMACALGDAVNAQNGLIQLSRIDIAANPSIAQALQVQGAPALFALIGGRPMPLLQGLPSADELTQLCEQVVPQIIQVAHQSGVDGTAPYSGDPDAGADGVAGADEAADAAVPPEHMEAYRLACEGDYAGAADAYARVLEADPKDSLAARERAKALLLSRSGSANVREVRAAGAAAPDDVEAQLAVADVDMIGGQIQDAFDRLLDFLADGHKADIEPVRQRLLEYFAIPEPTDPRLAAARRRLATLMY, via the coding sequence ATGGCGGGTCAGCCGGGATTCAATCCGGGAGTGTCGTTGGCTGGGGCGGTCGATTTGGAGGCGCTCAAACATCAGGTCAAAGCCGAGCCGGGGCAGGCGGGCGGCGCGCCCGCGGCCGGCGGTTACGTGATCGACACCAACGAGAACACCTTCCAGGCGATGGTGACCACCTCGGCCACCTTTCCCATCCTGCTGCTGCTGTGGGTGCCGACCGACGACCGGCTGTTCGACATGGCCTGCGCGCTCGGCGACGCGGTGAACGCGCAGAACGGTCTGATCCAGCTGTCCCGCATCGATATCGCCGCCAATCCCTCCATCGCGCAGGCCCTGCAGGTGCAGGGCGCGCCCGCCCTGTTCGCGCTGATCGGCGGCCGGCCCATGCCGTTGCTGCAGGGGCTGCCGAGCGCCGACGAACTCACGCAGCTGTGCGAGCAGGTGGTGCCGCAAATCATCCAGGTGGCGCACCAGTCCGGTGTGGACGGCACCGCGCCGTACTCCGGCGATCCCGACGCGGGTGCTGATGGCGTTGCGGGGGCCGATGAAGCTGCGGACGCCGCCGTGCCGCCCGAGCATATGGAGGCCTACCGTCTGGCCTGCGAGGGCGACTATGCCGGCGCGGCCGACGCCTACGCCCGCGTGCTGGAGGCCGACCCGAAGGACTCGCTGGCCGCGCGCGAACGTGCGAAGGCGCTGCTGCTGTCACGCTCCGGCTCGGCGAACGTGCGTGAGGTGCGCGCCGCCGGCGCCGCCGCTCCCGACGATGTCGAGGCGCAGCTGGCCGTCGCCGACGTCGATATGATCGGCGGGCAGATCCAGGACGCCTTCGATCGTTTGCTGGACTTTCTTGCCGACGGGCATAAGGCCGACATCGAGCCGGTGCGTCAGCGTCTGCTGGAGTATTTCGCCATCCCCGAACCCACCGATCCGCGTCTTGCCGCGGCTCGCCGCCGTCTCGCCACGCTGATGTACTAA